Proteins found in one Rhinolophus ferrumequinum isolate MPI-CBG mRhiFer1 chromosome 9, mRhiFer1_v1.p, whole genome shotgun sequence genomic segment:
- the BARHL2 gene encoding barH-like 2 homeobox protein, whose product MTTMEGASGSSFGIDTILSSASSGSPSMMNGDFRPLGEARTADFRSQATPSPCSEIDTVGTAPSSPISVTMEAPEPHLVADGPQHHHHLHHSQQPPPPAAAPTQSLQPSPQQQLPPPPPQQPPAQQLGSAASAPRTSTSSFLIKDILGDSKPLAACAPYSTSVSSPHHTPKQESNAAHESFRPKLEQEDSKTKLDKREDSQSDIKCHGTKEEGDREITSSRESPPVRAKKPRKARTAFSDHQLNQLERSFERQKYLSVQDRMDLAAALNLTDTQVKTWYQNRRTKWKRQTAVGLELLAEAGNYSALQRMFPSPYFYHPSLLGSMDSTTAAAAAAAMYSSMYRTPPAPHPQLQRPLVPRVLIHGLGPGGQPAINPLSNPIPGTPHPR is encoded by the exons ATGACAACAATGGAAGGGGCCAGCGGGTCGAGTTTTGGAATAGACACGATTTTGTCCAGTGCTAGTTCGGGCAGCCCCAGCATGATGAATGGAGATTTCCGCCCGCTTGGCGAGGCTAGGACCGCGGATTTTAGGAGTCAGGCCACTCCGTCTCCCTGTTCGGAGATTGATACCGTAGGAACGGCGCCTTCTTCTCCCATCTCGGTCACGATGGAGGCCCCAGAACCGCATCTGGTAGCAGACGGACCCcagcatcaccaccacctccaccacagCCAACAGCCGCCGCCGCCAGCCGCGGCCCCCACGCAAAGTTTGCAGCCTTCGCCCCAGCAGCagctgccgccgccaccgccacAGCAGCCTCCCGCCCAGCAGCTGGGCTCCGCCGCCTCGGCCCCCAGGACTTccacctcttcttttttaattaaggacATCCTGGGCGACAGCAAACCTCTGGCTGCGTGTGCACCCTACAGCACCAGcgtctcctctccccaccacaccCCGAAGCAGGAGAGCAACGCAGCACACGAGAGCTTCAGGCCAAAGCTGGAGCAGGAGGACAGCAAAACCAAACTCGACAAGCGGGAAGATTCCCAGAGCGACATCAAATGCCACG GAACAAAGGAGGAAGGAGACCGGGAGATTACGAGTAGCCGAGAGAGTCCCCCTGTGAGAGCCAAAAAGCCTCGCAAAGCCAGGACGGCCTTCTCCGACCACCAACTCAATCAACTGGAACGTAGCTTTGAGCGGCAGAAGTATCTGAGTGTGCAGGACCGAATGGACCTGGCAGCTGCACTCAACCTCACAGACACCCAGGTCAAGACCTGGTACCAGAACCGCAG GACCAAGTGGAAGCGGCAGACCGCTGTGGGCCTGGAGCTGCTGGCCGAAGCGGGGAACTACTCGGCACTGCAGAGAATGTTTCCGTCGCCTTATTTCTACCACCCAAGCCTACTGGGCAGCATGGACAGCACTACCGCAGCGGCGGCTGCCGCCGCCATGTACAGCAGCATGTACCGGACTCCTCCCGCACCCCATCCCCAGCTGCAGCGGCCCCTGGTGCCCCGTGTGCTCATCCACGGTCTGGGGCCCGGGGGACAGCCGGCCATCAATCCCTTGTCCAACCCCATTCCAGGCACCCCGCACCCCCGGTGA